The Kozakia baliensis genome includes a region encoding these proteins:
- a CDS encoding Fur family transcriptional regulator, giving the protein MAEVRSPASPLLVLCRKKKLRLTGQRRVVAYVISNAEDHPDVEEIYRRALKVDPYISIATVYRTVRLFEENGILYKRDFGSGRARYERTDEDQHYHLIDADSGQVLECEDKHIEDRLRQVAADMGYDLVTLRLSLCGRRKN; this is encoded by the coding sequence ATGGCTGAGGTACGCTCTCCTGCATCTCCACTCCTGGTTTTATGCCGCAAGAAGAAACTGCGCCTTACAGGGCAGCGTCGCGTCGTCGCCTATGTTATTTCCAACGCCGAAGATCACCCCGATGTGGAAGAAATTTATCGTCGCGCGTTGAAGGTTGACCCTTATATTTCCATTGCAACGGTTTATCGAACCGTTCGCCTATTTGAAGAAAACGGTATTCTCTACAAACGTGATTTCGGCAGTGGTCGTGCACGTTACGAAAGAACCGATGAAGATCAGCATTATCATCTGATCGATGCCGATTCCGGCCAAGTGCTGGAATGCGAAGACAAGCATATTGAAGATCGCCTGCGCCAAGTTGCGGCCGATATGGGATACGATCTCGTCACGTTGCGTCTGTCCCTGTGCGGACGGCGCAAGAATTAA
- a CDS encoding Fe2+-dependent dioxygenase, with translation MLLEIPNILSGEEVLYFRQRLEAAAWTDGRVTAGELSAKAKQNLQIPQDSAECRELGEIILRALGRNPIFNSAALPLRVYPPLFNRYDTGMHFHAHVDNAIRPIPGAGFRIRTDVSSTLFLTDPEEYEGGELVIQDTYGTQSVKLRAGHMVLYPSTSLHRVQKITRGSRWASFFWTQSMVRDDTKRALLYDFDCSIIETRKVLADEHPAVLGLTSTYHNLLRQWAEL, from the coding sequence ATGCTTCTTGAAATCCCTAATATCCTATCGGGCGAAGAAGTTCTTTATTTTCGTCAGAGATTGGAAGCTGCCGCTTGGACGGATGGCCGTGTTACGGCTGGAGAATTATCTGCCAAAGCGAAGCAGAATCTTCAGATACCTCAAGACTCTGCTGAATGTCGTGAGTTAGGTGAGATTATTCTCCGTGCTTTGGGGCGTAATCCTATTTTCAATAGCGCGGCTCTACCCTTGCGGGTTTATCCTCCGCTATTCAATCGGTACGATACGGGCATGCATTTTCATGCACATGTCGACAATGCTATTCGACCTATTCCTGGAGCCGGGTTTCGTATCCGCACAGATGTCTCTTCTACTCTGTTTTTGACCGACCCTGAGGAATATGAGGGGGGTGAACTGGTTATTCAGGACACATACGGCACTCAGTCTGTTAAACTTCGTGCCGGACATATGGTCCTTTATCCATCGACTAGCTTGCATCGCGTTCAAAAAATTACACGCGGGAGTCGCTGGGCTTCATTTTTTTGGACTCAATCAATGGTGCGAGACGATACAAAGCGCGCCTTACTCTACGATTTCGATTGTTCGATTATTGAAACGCGTAAAGTGCTTGCTGATGAGCATCCTGCCGTTCTCGGTCTTACCTCGACTTACCATAATTTACTTCGGCAGTGGGCAGAGCTTTGA
- a CDS encoding YggT family protein, whose translation MLIILYKLVMLLIQVFTWALLLSCLMSMLLAFGVLDPRNRVIYNIAVFLNRVTEPVLAPVRNILPQFGNVDFSPLVVLLLLQYVLVPAITRLFWMALTHTA comes from the coding sequence TTGCTCATTATTCTCTATAAGCTTGTCATGCTGCTGATCCAGGTTTTCACCTGGGCCTTGCTGCTCTCATGCCTGATGAGCATGCTACTCGCTTTCGGCGTGCTCGATCCCCGCAATCGGGTAATCTACAACATCGCCGTTTTCCTAAACCGCGTTACCGAGCCGGTTCTCGCTCCCGTGCGCAATATCCTGCCTCAGTTCGGCAACGTGGATTTCAGCCCGCTCGTCGTCCTGCTGTTGCTGCAATATGTACTGGTGCCCGCCATCACCCGGCTCTTCTGGATGGCGCTAACCCATACCGCCTAA
- a CDS encoding Lrp/AsnC family transcriptional regulator, with protein MDHIDFALLRALQNDASLSQRELAEIVGLSQNACWRRLHALRESGVIKNQTIKLDAKMIGLGLTIFVLIKTRQHSKDWQKKFRESVITIPNVIDFHRLAGDYDYLLKIIVADMNDFDKIYQTMISKVEIDTVTSYISMEEIENNRNIPI; from the coding sequence ATGGATCATATTGATTTCGCATTGCTCCGCGCCTTACAAAACGATGCCTCGCTTTCTCAGCGGGAATTGGCAGAGATTGTAGGTCTCTCTCAAAACGCATGCTGGCGGCGACTGCACGCATTGCGCGAAAGCGGTGTCATTAAAAACCAGACGATCAAGCTAGACGCCAAGATGATCGGTTTGGGTCTGACAATCTTTGTACTCATCAAAACAAGACAACATTCAAAAGATTGGCAAAAGAAATTTCGCGAATCGGTAATCACTATCCCGAACGTGATCGATTTTCATAGGTTGGCTGGTGATTACGATTATTTACTAAAAATAATCGTCGCCGACATGAATGATTTCGACAAAATATATCAAACCATGATCAGCAAAGTGGAGATAGATACCGTTACATCCTATATTTCTATGGAAGAAATAGAAAATAACAGAAATATTCCTATATGA
- the dgoD gene encoding galactonate dehydratase: MKITALKTYQVPPRWLFVKIETDEGVFGWGEPVVEGRADTVAAMVAELSDYLIGKDPFLIEDHWNVMYRAGFYRGGAIHMSAIAGIDQALWDLKGRAFGVPVWQLLGGKCRDRIRVYSWIGGDRPADTAAAARAVVDRGFTAIKMNGTEELQMIDSHLKVDEAIARVAAIREAVGPYIGIGVDFHGRVHKPMAKVLAKELDAFDLMFIEEPVLSENYEALPEITKHCNTPIALGERLFSRWDFKRILEQGCVDILQPDPSHSGGITETRKIASMAEAYDVAIALHCPLGPIALAANLQLDALSYNAFIQEQSLGIHYNQGNDLLDYIQDRSVFSYVDGYVAIPDGPGLGIEIDEEYVAAKALEGHRWRNPVWRHADGSVAEW, encoded by the coding sequence ATGAAGATTACGGCTCTTAAAACCTATCAGGTGCCGCCACGCTGGCTTTTCGTGAAGATCGAGACCGATGAGGGGGTTTTCGGCTGGGGCGAACCCGTGGTGGAAGGGCGCGCCGATACTGTGGCGGCTATGGTCGCGGAATTGTCGGATTATCTTATCGGCAAAGATCCGTTTTTGATCGAAGATCATTGGAACGTCATGTATCGCGCCGGATTTTATCGTGGCGGTGCGATTCATATGAGCGCGATCGCAGGGATCGATCAGGCGCTATGGGATTTGAAGGGTCGCGCGTTCGGCGTGCCGGTTTGGCAGTTGCTGGGTGGCAAGTGCCGTGACCGTATTCGCGTTTATTCGTGGATCGGTGGCGATCGTCCGGCGGATACGGCGGCGGCGGCGCGGGCTGTGGTGGATCGGGGTTTTACGGCCATAAAGATGAATGGCACCGAAGAGCTTCAGATGATCGACAGCCATCTTAAAGTGGATGAAGCGATTGCGCGTGTTGCGGCCATTCGTGAGGCGGTCGGGCCGTATATCGGAATCGGCGTCGATTTCCACGGGCGCGTTCACAAGCCGATGGCGAAGGTTCTGGCGAAGGAGCTGGATGCGTTCGATCTGATGTTCATCGAAGAGCCGGTTCTGAGCGAGAATTACGAAGCGCTTCCCGAAATCACCAAGCACTGCAATACGCCGATCGCGCTGGGCGAGCGGTTGTTTTCCCGGTGGGATTTCAAACGGATTCTCGAACAGGGATGCGTGGATATCTTGCAGCCCGATCCTTCCCACTCCGGCGGTATTACCGAAACGCGTAAAATTGCCTCGATGGCCGAGGCGTACGATGTCGCGATCGCGCTTCATTGTCCGCTTGGCCCGATCGCTCTGGCGGCCAACCTCCAGTTGGATGCGCTTTCCTATAATGCCTTCATTCAGGAACAGAGCCTGGGCATTCACTATAATCAGGGCAACGATTTGCTGGATTACATCCAGGACCGAAGCGTTTTTTCCTATGTCGATGGATATGTGGCCATTCCCGATGGGCCGGGTTTGGGAATCGAGATTGACGAGGAATATGTTGCTGCCAAAGCGTTGGAAGGCCATCGTTGGCGCAATCCTGTTTGGCGACATGCTGACGGATCGGTCGCGGAATGGTGA
- a CDS encoding SGNH/GDSL hydrolase family protein, translating into MAENWVGVWGASPAFPNGPSVANTTIRQYMRTSLAADRVRFRLTNELGESPLVIGAANIALPNGQPGGILPDTVRALTFAGLRTVVLQPGVAILSDPVDIELAAFQTLALDLFIARATGVSATHPLGQATAWLAKAGDVTKREFLPAPEQSTARFFISRIEADIAGASSLVTLGDSITDGYGTTQDADRRWPDVLAERLVGAGRKIGVVNAGISGNRVLHGLPEGEYGPAALARFDRDVLSVPNVRAMVFLESINDIGHSGGSGLSEQEVSARQIIAGITQIIIRAKEHGIRVFGGTLTPYRDTMLPGYYNPEGEKKREEVNRWIREGSAFDAVIDFDAAVRDATDPQRLKPEYDHGDHLHLSDAGYRRMGEMVDLGLFE; encoded by the coding sequence TTGGCTGAGAATTGGGTTGGTGTTTGGGGCGCGAGTCCGGCCTTTCCGAACGGTCCGAGTGTGGCGAATACGACGATTCGTCAGTATATGCGGACATCGCTAGCGGCGGACCGTGTGCGCTTTCGGCTGACGAACGAACTTGGCGAATCGCCTCTTGTAATCGGTGCGGCAAATATTGCTCTGCCGAACGGTCAGCCCGGAGGCATATTGCCCGATACCGTGCGTGCCCTGACCTTTGCAGGACTTCGAACGGTCGTTCTGCAACCGGGCGTGGCGATATTGAGCGATCCGGTGGATATCGAACTCGCCGCATTTCAGACCCTTGCGCTCGATTTGTTTATTGCGCGGGCAACTGGGGTAAGCGCCACGCATCCGCTCGGGCAGGCGACGGCTTGGCTGGCGAAAGCGGGCGATGTGACGAAGCGGGAGTTTTTGCCTGCGCCGGAACAATCGACGGCGCGTTTTTTCATTAGTCGGATCGAGGCGGATATTGCCGGGGCTAGCAGCTTGGTGACGCTTGGCGATTCGATCACGGATGGATACGGCACCACGCAAGATGCCGATCGCCGTTGGCCCGATGTGCTGGCGGAGCGCTTGGTAGGTGCGGGACGCAAGATCGGCGTGGTGAATGCCGGCATTAGCGGAAACCGCGTGTTGCATGGCTTGCCGGAGGGAGAATATGGTCCGGCGGCTTTGGCGCGATTTGATCGCGACGTTCTCTCCGTGCCGAATGTTCGCGCCATGGTGTTTTTGGAGTCGATCAACGATATCGGCCATTCCGGCGGTTCAGGCTTGAGCGAGCAGGAAGTATCGGCCCGCCAGATTATCGCGGGGATTACGCAAATTATCATTCGTGCCAAGGAGCATGGAATTCGCGTCTTTGGCGGCACGCTGACGCCGTATCGGGATACGATGCTGCCTGGATATTATAATCCGGAAGGTGAGAAAAAGCGGGAAGAGGTCAATCGTTGGATTCGGGAAGGCAGCGCGTTCGATGCCGTGATCGATTTCGATGCGGCCGTTCGAGACGCGACTGATCCGCAGCGCTTAAAGCCTGAGTATGACCATGGCGATCATCTTCATTTGAGCGATGCGGGTTATCGGCGAATGGGGGAAATGGTCGATCTGGGGCTTTTCGAATAA
- a CDS encoding IclR family transcriptional regulator — protein sequence MAYSDNQWPQGTQTLGRGLSIVTAVSAGIETLSDLAREIGCTRSTTQRLTAALLRQGWLRQEANNRYALGEQLGRLAVQAQVSLPLTDIGLPFLKKLSEATRDTVHLGIRSGDQVIYLHKSEGRRGLEMRSRIGQQMPLARTGIGRALLLDDGEAEWVRLYRINYRDTLDGMESWLERMRVYQSTGCVFDLEDNEIGIHCVAAPVRDAMGSIVAAISVASASPYLPVSRMETLASVVRQTARQISEQLGWRMMSDVAD from the coding sequence ATGGCTTATTCTGACAATCAATGGCCGCAGGGAACTCAGACGCTGGGGCGTGGCTTATCGATCGTCACGGCGGTCAGTGCCGGGATCGAAACGCTTTCGGATTTGGCGCGCGAAATCGGGTGCACACGCAGCACCACGCAGCGCCTGACGGCGGCCTTGTTGCGCCAAGGGTGGCTCAGGCAGGAAGCCAATAATCGCTATGCTCTGGGCGAGCAGCTGGGGCGTTTAGCGGTGCAAGCTCAGGTTTCGCTGCCTTTGACGGATATCGGCCTGCCTTTCCTCAAAAAGCTAAGCGAAGCGACGCGCGACACCGTGCATCTGGGGATACGCTCGGGCGATCAGGTCATCTATCTGCATAAATCCGAAGGCCGGCGTGGGTTGGAGATGCGTTCGCGCATCGGGCAGCAGATGCCGCTAGCGCGCACCGGGATCGGGCGGGCTTTGCTTTTGGACGATGGCGAGGCGGAGTGGGTCCGCCTGTATCGGATCAATTATCGCGACACGTTGGACGGCATGGAGAGCTGGCTGGAGCGTATGCGCGTTTATCAATCCACGGGCTGCGTTTTCGATCTCGAAGATAATGAGATCGGTATTCATTGCGTCGCGGCGCCTGTGCGTGACGCGATGGGCAGCATTGTTGCGGCGATCAGTGTCGCGAGTGCTTCTCCTTATCTGCCGGTATCGCGCATGGAGACGCTGGCTTCCGTCGTGCGTCAGACGGCGCGACAGATTTCTGAACAACTCGGCTGGCGGATGATGAGCGATGTCGCGGATTGA
- a CDS encoding tetratricopeptide repeat protein, protein MWRSPSPKSPSALRALPDFIENIRVRALQGHVLEQVQWGQVLLNSIYVPQNPIQARQWFKIAADAGFGPAHNMYGRCYHFGWGCEADLVRAADCYARAAELGDAWGRYNLGIASMRGLGVPRDLARAFELFKKGAEAGHAKSMNLLARFTEEGWETPRNAEMARVWYRRSAETGDYRGQHNYATLLAEAGHLDEALQWWRRAVVDATSDILLAMRARLLAFGERADRPLLEKVEARLTAMHHEQKFRMTQECENVAYDQA, encoded by the coding sequence ATGTGGCGCTCCCCCTCTCCAAAATCCCCATCCGCTCTTCGGGCTTTGCCGGACTTCATTGAAAATATCCGCGTGCGGGCTTTGCAAGGGCACGTTCTGGAGCAAGTTCAGTGGGGGCAGGTGCTTTTGAACAGTATCTATGTTCCGCAAAACCCTATCCAAGCGCGCCAATGGTTCAAAATCGCGGCCGATGCGGGATTTGGTCCTGCTCATAATATGTATGGTCGGTGCTATCATTTTGGGTGGGGATGCGAGGCCGATTTGGTTCGTGCCGCCGACTGTTATGCACGCGCTGCGGAGTTGGGGGACGCCTGGGGGCGCTATAATTTGGGCATCGCCTCTATGCGTGGACTGGGCGTGCCGCGCGATCTGGCACGCGCATTCGAGCTTTTTAAAAAAGGCGCGGAAGCCGGGCACGCTAAATCAATGAATCTCCTGGCGCGTTTCACGGAAGAAGGGTGGGAAACGCCGCGCAATGCCGAAATGGCGCGTGTATGGTATCGTCGTTCCGCTGAAACGGGCGATTATAGAGGGCAGCATAATTATGCGACGCTCCTCGCCGAGGCTGGCCATTTAGATGAAGCGTTGCAATGGTGGCGGCGGGCGGTTGTGGACGCTACTTCCGATATCCTTCTCGCTATGCGCGCGAGGCTTTTGGCTTTTGGTGAGCGTGCGGATAGGCCGCTTTTGGAAAAGGTCGAGGCTCGCCTGACGGCTATGCATCATGAGCAAAAATTTAGAATGACTCAGGAATGTGAAAACGTCGCCTACGACCAGGCATAA
- a CDS encoding aminotransferase class V-fold PLP-dependent enzyme has translation MFDPDFCLSQFSASLQTEDVINDLRRGLIGENILLPGPFGERPLIYADYVASGRSLQQVETFIMTNVLPYYANSHTQASFCGRMMTRLRAASRREVARLCRADEHYSTVFTGSGATSGINRLVHLLGVTEMVRAGKPPLIVIGPYEHHSNILPWRESGADIVEIGEAKKGGPDLQELEDVLSAAGQDRLKIGAFSAASNVTGIITDVDAVSKILNRHHARVVWDYAGGGPYLDIDMRSGTEAQKDAIVISPHKFIGGPGASGILIVRDQAVSNDLPSAPGGGTVRFVSPWGHDYSHHISDREEAGTPNVVGDIRAGLAFLVKEVIGQPFMDARHAELRRMAEEVWRKNDNIELIGQTDGKNCLPIFSMRIRDDAKGGYIHQQLFTRLLSDCYGIQARGGCACAGPYAHRLLDIDAAQSSALRQAILNGDEIEKPGWTRLNLSVLMDDAKAMKVISAVDELASSPYPMADIYDCDIGTARFEVHRAA, from the coding sequence ATGTTTGATCCTGATTTTTGCCTTTCTCAGTTTTCTGCATCTCTGCAAACAGAAGATGTCATTAACGATCTGCGTCGTGGTCTGATTGGTGAGAATATTCTCTTGCCAGGACCGTTCGGCGAACGTCCGCTGATCTATGCGGATTATGTGGCGTCTGGGCGTTCTCTTCAGCAAGTCGAAACATTCATCATGACGAATGTTTTGCCGTATTACGCTAATAGCCATACACAGGCTTCATTTTGCGGGCGTATGATGACGCGGTTGCGTGCAGCCTCACGTAGGGAAGTTGCACGGCTCTGCCGAGCGGATGAGCATTATTCAACAGTTTTTACAGGATCTGGCGCAACTTCCGGCATCAATCGTCTGGTTCATTTGCTTGGCGTTACCGAGATGGTGAGAGCCGGAAAACCACCTCTCATCGTTATCGGACCTTACGAGCACCATTCCAATATTCTTCCTTGGCGGGAGAGTGGCGCTGATATTGTCGAGATTGGCGAAGCGAAAAAGGGCGGTCCCGATCTTCAAGAACTGGAAGATGTTCTCTCTGCCGCTGGGCAAGATCGTTTGAAAATAGGCGCTTTTTCCGCAGCTTCAAACGTTACCGGCATTATCACCGATGTCGATGCGGTTTCTAAAATATTGAACCGCCATCATGCGCGCGTCGTATGGGATTATGCGGGTGGTGGTCCCTACCTCGATATCGATATGCGCTCCGGGACGGAGGCGCAAAAAGATGCGATTGTCATCTCGCCACATAAGTTCATCGGTGGGCCAGGCGCTTCTGGCATTCTCATCGTTCGCGACCAAGCTGTGAGCAACGATTTGCCGAGCGCACCGGGAGGCGGCACTGTTCGGTTCGTCTCGCCATGGGGACATGATTATTCGCATCATATTAGCGATAGGGAAGAGGCGGGAACGCCGAATGTCGTTGGCGATATACGTGCCGGGCTGGCGTTTCTGGTTAAGGAAGTTATCGGGCAGCCATTTATGGATGCGCGCCATGCCGAACTTCGTCGCATGGCGGAAGAAGTTTGGAGAAAGAACGATAACATAGAGCTCATCGGGCAGACTGATGGAAAGAACTGTTTGCCTATTTTCTCCATGCGCATTCGTGACGATGCGAAGGGGGGATATATTCATCAACAGCTTTTCACGCGTCTTTTATCGGATTGTTATGGAATCCAGGCGCGGGGCGGGTGTGCCTGCGCCGGGCCCTATGCGCATCGCCTTCTCGATATTGACGCAGCGCAATCTTCCGCCTTGAGGCAGGCGATCTTGAATGGAGACGAGATCGAAAAGCCTGGCTGGACGCGGCTGAATCTGAGCGTGTTGATGGATGACGCCAAGGCGATGAAGGTGATTAGCGCCGTCGATGAATTGGCGTCTTCTCCTTACCCGATGGCCGATATTTACGATTGCGATATTGGGACGGCGCGCTTTGAGGTTCATCGGGCGGCATAG
- a CDS encoding 2-dehydro-3-deoxygalactonokinase, which produces MSRIEKGVFIGLDWGTSSLRGWLFDSEGHVLVARTNGHGILHLPEGGFPAALKQITDGWPAVPILACGMVGSLNGWRQVPYLDCPVSMEAFDSALDRAPDISIVPGLRLTEKLPDVMRGEETQIIGALVRRSDLADASLIILPGTHCKWARISKNRVVSFRTFMTGELFSLLMHHSILGRGSTIPSVHDEEAFRLGVRTSREGETGLSAHLFSARSLMLAGRIKPEGVRDYLSGLLLGDEVRCGLALLGDQTDDKAVLLGEAQLCRRYAKAFEILGDPVPELLGNTADTGLFHLARAAKLIESDTE; this is translated from the coding sequence ATGTCGCGGATTGAGAAGGGCGTCTTTATCGGGCTGGATTGGGGCACATCCTCGTTGCGTGGATGGTTGTTCGATTCCGAGGGGCATGTTCTGGTTGCCCGTACGAACGGGCATGGGATCTTGCATCTGCCTGAGGGTGGTTTTCCGGCCGCTTTGAAGCAGATCACGGATGGCTGGCCCGCAGTGCCGATTTTGGCCTGCGGGATGGTCGGCAGCCTGAATGGGTGGCGGCAGGTTCCGTATCTCGATTGCCCGGTTTCGATGGAGGCATTCGATAGTGCGTTGGATCGCGCGCCGGACATATCCATCGTGCCGGGGCTGCGCCTTACGGAGAAATTACCGGATGTGATGCGGGGCGAAGAAACGCAGATTATCGGCGCTTTAGTGAGGCGTTCCGATCTGGCGGATGCTTCCTTGATAATTTTGCCCGGAACGCATTGCAAATGGGCGCGCATCTCTAAAAACCGCGTCGTTTCCTTCCGCACCTTCATGACGGGCGAGTTATTTTCCCTTCTGATGCATCACAGCATTTTGGGGCGCGGCTCGACAATTCCATCCGTGCATGACGAAGAAGCGTTTCGCCTTGGCGTGCGGACTTCGCGCGAGGGGGAGACGGGATTGAGCGCGCATCTTTTCTCGGCGCGAAGCCTAATGCTTGCCGGAAGGATCAAGCCCGAAGGCGTGCGCGATTATCTTTCGGGGCTATTGCTTGGGGACGAAGTGCGGTGCGGGTTGGCGCTTTTGGGGGACCAGACCGACGACAAGGCTGTTCTTCTTGGAGAGGCACAGCTTTGCCGGCGTTACGCCAAGGCTTTTGAGATTTTGGGCGATCCGGTTCCTGAACTCTTGGGAAATACCGCCGATACAGGGCTTTTCCATCTGGCTCGTGCGGCGAAGCTTATCGAAAGCGATACAGAATGA
- a CDS encoding 2-dehydro-3-deoxy-6-phosphogalactonate aldolase, giving the protein MKKFESVFAECPLIAILRGVRPDEVLEIGEELIGAGFRAIEVPMNSPSPLESIKALQKRFGDQAMIGAGTVLSVEAVEEVGRAGGRLIVMPHGDVRIVAAAKARGMICTPGVATPTEGFAALGAGADALKLFPSEQLGPAVLKAWRSVFPKDVRFLPVGGITPDNMMPWLEAGAAGFGLGSALYRKGDTARTVGENARRFVSALRRG; this is encoded by the coding sequence ATGAAGAAGTTTGAATCGGTTTTCGCTGAATGTCCGCTCATTGCGATTTTGCGCGGGGTTCGACCGGATGAAGTGTTGGAAATCGGAGAAGAATTGATTGGTGCTGGATTTCGCGCAATCGAGGTGCCGATGAACTCTCCCTCGCCGTTGGAAAGCATCAAGGCGTTGCAAAAGCGTTTCGGCGATCAAGCCATGATCGGCGCGGGAACTGTTTTGAGCGTCGAGGCGGTTGAGGAAGTGGGCAGGGCCGGTGGGCGGTTGATCGTGATGCCGCATGGCGATGTGCGTATCGTGGCTGCGGCCAAAGCACGAGGCATGATCTGCACGCCGGGCGTAGCGACGCCGACCGAAGGTTTCGCGGCGCTAGGGGCGGGGGCGGATGCGCTCAAGCTGTTTCCTTCCGAGCAGTTGGGGCCAGCCGTGCTGAAGGCATGGCGGAGTGTTTTCCCCAAGGATGTGCGCTTCCTGCCGGTCGGTGGGATTACGCCGGACAATATGATGCCATGGCTCGAAGCAGGCGCGGCGGGGTTTGGTCTGGGCTCGGCCCTATACCGCAAAGGCGATACCGCGCGCACCGTTGGAGAGAATGCGCGCCGGTTTGTCTCGGCTTTGCGGAGAGGATGA
- a CDS encoding VanZ family protein, giving the protein MKILILRIISFSVFAYIIWVTICPLPSRPHIGDPQLERMSAYICLGILFAAAYPKQKTIVAISLVIGSIVLEFGQFFAPHRDPHLIDALAKAFGALLGVAMIYFCGKLFEKFS; this is encoded by the coding sequence ATGAAGATTTTGATATTGAGAATTATATCGTTTTCCGTTTTTGCTTATATTATTTGGGTTACTATCTGTCCGTTGCCAAGCAGGCCTCATATCGGAGATCCCCAACTCGAAAGAATGAGCGCTTATATTTGTCTTGGGATCTTGTTCGCGGCTGCTTATCCTAAGCAAAAGACAATAGTCGCCATCTCTTTAGTCATTGGCAGCATTGTTTTGGAATTTGGACAGTTTTTCGCCCCTCATCGTGACCCTCATTTGATTGATGCGCTTGCTAAAGCCTTTGGAGCACTTTTGGGTGTGGCGATGATTTACTTTTGCGGAAAACTATTTGAGAAATTTTCATGA
- a CDS encoding glycoside hydrolase family 68 protein → MNLGISAKNLDTRTPSHWTIADAMKVHADDPTTTMPVIDYNFPVIDQDVWQWDTGALRAITGETVKFNDWYVMWALVANRADTGDTVEGWHNRNAFAYIGFYYSRNGIDWTFGGRLLQKSADLRPDEWSGSLVMRAGTKNTVDMFYTSVNTDINQSVPSCSTGKIFSNDEKVWFEGFSKTVEMFSADGVNYANAEEDQYFDFRDPHPFLNPADGKIYCLFEGNVPGMRGKFTLHDTEIGAVPPGYTPAAGAQYGAAAIGIARLTDGAYEKGDFSRHNWTLLPALVTALGVNDQTERPHVVFKDNYTYIFTISHHSTYTGDSTGPDGVYGFVSENGIFGPYEPLNASGLVLGNPSSAPYETYSHFVDPDGYVQSFIDTLPAPGSTDPQNPAAYRIGGTLAPTVRLVLEGHRTFLTEIHAYGQIFANKEWND, encoded by the coding sequence ATGAATCTCGGAATTTCCGCAAAAAACCTGGACACTCGTACGCCTTCGCATTGGACGATCGCCGACGCGATGAAAGTGCACGCAGACGATCCGACAACGACGATGCCTGTAATCGACTATAATTTCCCGGTGATCGACCAGGATGTGTGGCAATGGGACACAGGCGCGCTCCGCGCAATTACGGGCGAAACCGTCAAGTTCAATGACTGGTATGTCATGTGGGCGCTGGTCGCGAACCGTGCCGATACGGGCGACACGGTGGAAGGTTGGCATAACCGTAACGCATTCGCCTATATCGGCTTCTATTATAGCCGCAACGGTATCGATTGGACCTTTGGCGGTCGTCTCCTACAGAAAAGTGCCGATCTGCGCCCTGACGAATGGTCCGGCAGCTTGGTGATGCGCGCCGGAACGAAAAATACCGTCGATATGTTCTATACGTCGGTTAATACGGACATCAATCAATCCGTTCCGTCTTGCAGCACGGGCAAGATATTCTCGAACGATGAGAAAGTCTGGTTCGAAGGTTTCTCGAAAACCGTCGAAATGTTTTCCGCAGATGGCGTGAATTACGCGAACGCCGAAGAAGACCAATATTTCGATTTTCGCGACCCACATCCGTTCTTGAACCCGGCGGATGGCAAGATCTATTGCTTGTTCGAGGGTAACGTGCCGGGTATGCGCGGTAAATTCACTCTGCACGACACGGAAATCGGTGCGGTTCCTCCTGGCTACACCCCTGCCGCCGGTGCGCAGTACGGCGCTGCGGCGATCGGCATCGCGCGCCTAACCGATGGCGCTTACGAGAAGGGCGATTTCTCCCGCCATAACTGGACGCTGCTCCCGGCTCTCGTCACGGCTCTTGGCGTGAATGACCAGACGGAGCGCCCGCATGTCGTCTTTAAGGATAACTATACCTACATCTTCACCATCAGCCATCACTCGACCTATACTGGCGACAGCACCGGGCCGGATGGCGTCTATGGTTTTGTCTCGGAAAACGGCATTTTCGGCCCCTACGAACCGCTGAATGCTTCGGGCTTGGTACTGGGCAACCCCTCAAGCGCGCCGTATGAAACCTACAGCCATTTCGTTGATCCGGATGGCTACGTACAATCCTTTATCGACACCCTACCTGCGCCGGGGTCGACCGATCCTCAAAATCCTGCCGCCTATCGTATCGGTGGGACTTTGGCACCGACAGTGCGGCTGGTTCTTGAAGGGCACCGTACCTTCCTGACGGAAATCCATGCTTATGGGCAGATTTTCGCCAATAAAGAATGGAATGACTGA